A genomic stretch from Rubripirellula reticaptiva includes:
- a CDS encoding hydantoinase B/oxoprolinase family protein, with product MTVSVWADVGGTFTDCFVVDGNQRRATKVLSSGAVYARVIDVSADRSLTLDAFPAAEVQGFWISADVSIVGADGALTPIGTVIRQTDRTIVLSRSKAANNDANSDAEIKTGTSLCIDARLESPVLAARILLGVPLDQGLPNLDVRLGTTRGTNALLTRRGAKTALLVTTGFGDILRIGQQDRPDLFALAIVKPKPLTESVVEVSERLDHDGNVLTPINIDQLRQDLIALRGDGIESIAISLMHAHVNDAHERIAEDLARQAGFTHISRSSEVAPLIKLVSRAETTTLDAYLNPILAGYAANVWAQFGGESNCRFRLMTSNGNLVSPADFRGRDSILSGPAGGVVALANVARFCGADRAIGIDMGGTSTDVSRFEGTVGRRQESRVAGIRVMTPMMDIETVAAGGGSICDYVDGRLTVGPASAGADPGPACYGRGGPLTVTDVNLLLGRIPESRFPFALDREASQRRIQSIAERINSGAFTCTEKLAEGFLRIAITHMAEAVRTVSTAQGVDVREMALVGFGGASGQHLCRVATALGMKRILDHPDAGMLSALGMGLANIGRVVARGIYRPLSDITVTEFKTMIADLQDETSQMLASETSSTNDSEINHNFECDVRYQGTDASLTISLQPVESIADRFIGSHQSTFGYHQPGRSIELVAVRGEATIHHPVNDSNTTIASASPAPTTTTSIWHDGEMIEAKLIDRVGLQTGDDIDAPAMIVGDHSTLLVEPGWRAKVLDGGVVELAPVQTKTAATSTMADATNKSRGTLDTDPVLIEVIARRLQGIADAMGEVLRRTSFSVNVKERLDYSCAVFRGDGSLIANAPHVPVHLGAMGHTVRHMMNVFPTMSAGDAYLSNDPFAGGSHLPDVTLVTPVFCDALARDAKPDFFVASRAHHAEIGGRTPGSMPPDAQSLAEEGVLIRDFPLVRGNVSRRDELRLLLQSGQFPSRSVHENLADIAAAQAAGMHGAAALRELAATHSASIVNDLMGQILDLAGDSMHRWIAGLSTDPMEFSDTLDDGTSIAVRIQRIGARLSIHFTTSPVHRFGFNATPAITTAATLYVLRCVSQSNLPLCEGVLRDVDLRIDPGLLDPPANPDPAKCAAVVAGNVETSQRIVDVLLGAIGTVAASQGTMNNVIFGDKTFGYYETIGGGSGATADADGADAVHTHMTNTRITDPEMAESRLPVRIRRFAIRRGSGGHGRHRGGDGIVREFEFLKPLTLSLLTSRRTTRPYGIAGGGAGMSGRNTLLSDGVTTELPATTTTAVKAGDRLIIETPGGGGFG from the coding sequence ATGACTGTTTCTGTGTGGGCCGATGTTGGCGGAACGTTTACGGACTGTTTCGTCGTCGATGGCAATCAACGCCGAGCCACCAAAGTGCTCAGTTCGGGTGCCGTCTACGCGCGAGTGATCGACGTTTCAGCCGACCGTTCGCTAACACTCGATGCGTTCCCCGCCGCCGAAGTTCAAGGCTTCTGGATTTCTGCCGACGTGTCGATCGTGGGCGCTGATGGCGCACTCACGCCGATCGGAACCGTCATACGGCAGACGGACCGCACCATCGTGCTGTCGCGCAGTAAAGCCGCTAACAACGACGCCAACAGCGACGCCGAGATTAAAACGGGCACGTCGCTTTGCATTGATGCCCGACTCGAATCACCAGTGCTTGCCGCACGAATCCTGCTTGGCGTCCCACTCGACCAGGGCCTGCCGAATCTCGACGTTCGACTGGGGACCACACGCGGCACCAACGCGCTATTGACGCGGCGTGGTGCCAAGACTGCGCTTCTGGTCACGACTGGCTTTGGCGACATCCTCAGGATCGGCCAGCAAGATCGGCCTGATCTGTTCGCGCTCGCGATCGTCAAACCAAAACCGCTGACCGAATCCGTCGTCGAAGTTAGCGAACGACTCGACCACGATGGCAACGTCCTGACGCCAATCAACATCGATCAACTACGTCAAGACTTGATCGCACTTCGCGGCGACGGCATCGAGTCGATCGCAATCTCTTTGATGCATGCTCATGTCAACGATGCCCACGAGCGAATTGCTGAGGACTTGGCACGCCAAGCGGGGTTCACCCATATCAGTCGTTCCAGCGAAGTGGCGCCGCTGATCAAGTTGGTCTCGCGAGCCGAAACGACGACGCTCGATGCGTACCTGAATCCGATCCTGGCTGGATACGCCGCAAATGTTTGGGCCCAATTCGGTGGCGAATCGAATTGCCGCTTCCGATTGATGACCAGCAACGGGAATCTCGTTTCCCCCGCTGATTTTCGCGGTCGCGACAGCATCCTGTCTGGGCCTGCCGGTGGTGTCGTCGCACTCGCCAATGTCGCCCGATTTTGTGGGGCCGATCGTGCGATCGGTATCGACATGGGCGGCACCAGCACCGATGTCAGCCGATTTGAAGGCACCGTTGGACGCCGCCAAGAGTCGCGTGTTGCCGGCATTCGCGTGATGACGCCGATGATGGATATCGAAACCGTCGCTGCCGGTGGCGGTTCCATTTGTGACTATGTCGACGGACGTTTGACGGTCGGCCCCGCCAGCGCTGGCGCCGATCCGGGCCCCGCTTGCTATGGTCGTGGCGGGCCACTGACCGTCACGGATGTCAATCTGTTGTTGGGCCGAATCCCAGAAAGCCGGTTCCCATTCGCCCTTGATCGCGAGGCATCGCAGCGCAGAATCCAATCCATCGCCGAGCGAATAAACTCCGGTGCATTCACATGCACCGAGAAACTCGCCGAGGGATTCCTGCGGATTGCGATCACTCACATGGCCGAGGCCGTCCGCACGGTCAGCACCGCCCAAGGCGTCGACGTTCGCGAGATGGCACTGGTCGGATTTGGCGGTGCCTCGGGACAACACCTTTGCCGCGTTGCAACCGCACTGGGCATGAAACGCATTTTGGATCACCCTGACGCGGGCATGCTGAGCGCTTTGGGAATGGGATTGGCCAATATTGGCCGTGTCGTTGCTCGCGGCATTTATCGGCCACTGAGCGACATCACTGTCACCGAATTCAAAACAATGATAGCTGACTTGCAGGATGAAACCAGCCAGATGCTGGCGTCGGAAACCAGCTCAACGAACGACTCAGAAATCAACCACAACTTTGAGTGCGACGTTCGGTACCAAGGTACCGACGCTTCACTGACCATCTCGCTGCAACCGGTCGAATCTATCGCTGATCGATTCATCGGTTCCCACCAATCCACGTTTGGATACCACCAACCCGGCCGTTCGATCGAACTAGTCGCGGTCCGCGGCGAAGCGACCATCCATCATCCGGTCAACGACTCGAACACGACGATCGCTTCGGCTAGTCCGGCCCCGACGACCACAACGTCGATCTGGCATGATGGAGAAATGATCGAGGCCAAACTGATTGATCGCGTTGGCCTACAAACGGGTGATGACATCGATGCACCGGCGATGATCGTCGGCGACCACTCGACGTTGCTTGTCGAACCGGGTTGGCGAGCGAAGGTGTTGGATGGGGGCGTGGTCGAACTGGCACCCGTCCAAACCAAGACCGCAGCAACTTCAACGATGGCGGATGCAACCAACAAATCGCGGGGCACGCTCGATACCGATCCTGTCTTGATCGAAGTCATCGCTCGCCGGTTACAAGGGATTGCCGATGCCATGGGCGAAGTCCTGCGGCGGACATCCTTTAGCGTCAACGTCAAGGAACGACTCGATTACAGTTGTGCCGTCTTTCGTGGCGACGGATCGTTGATCGCCAACGCGCCGCACGTTCCGGTGCATCTAGGTGCCATGGGCCACACGGTACGTCACATGATGAACGTGTTTCCGACCATGTCGGCGGGCGATGCGTACCTAAGCAACGATCCATTCGCCGGCGGATCGCACTTACCGGACGTGACGTTGGTGACGCCAGTCTTTTGCGACGCTTTGGCCCGCGACGCCAAACCCGACTTTTTTGTCGCGTCGCGAGCACACCACGCCGAAATCGGTGGACGTACGCCCGGCTCGATGCCGCCCGACGCTCAGTCACTCGCCGAAGAAGGCGTCCTGATCCGCGATTTCCCGCTTGTTCGCGGCAACGTTTCGCGGCGCGACGAACTGAGATTGCTGCTTCAGTCGGGGCAATTCCCATCGCGAAGCGTTCACGAGAACCTTGCCGACATCGCTGCTGCTCAGGCCGCCGGAATGCACGGCGCGGCGGCGCTGCGAGAATTGGCGGCAACGCATTCTGCGTCGATTGTGAACGATTTGATGGGGCAAATCCTGGATCTAGCCGGCGACTCGATGCACCGCTGGATTGCGGGTTTGTCGACCGATCCGATGGAGTTCAGCGACACCTTGGACGACGGCACATCGATTGCCGTCCGCATCCAAAGGATCGGGGCACGATTGTCGATCCACTTCACGACTTCTCCGGTGCATCGCTTCGGTTTCAACGCAACACCAGCAATTACGACTGCGGCAACCCTTTACGTACTGCGCTGCGTGTCACAGTCGAATCTGCCACTTTGCGAGGGCGTGCTGCGCGACGTGGACCTGCGGATCGATCCTGGACTATTGGATCCGCCGGCCAATCCCGATCCGGCAAAATGTGCCGCCGTGGTGGCGGGAAATGTCGAAACCAGCCAACGAATCGTTGACGTTCTACTGGGTGCGATCGGCACCGTGGCGGCGTCGCAAGGCACCATGAACAACGTGATCTTCGGGGATAAAACGTTCGGTTACTACGAAACGATTGGTGGCGGCAGCGGCGCCACCGCAGAC
- the trkA gene encoding Trk system potassium transporter TrkA encodes MRVLTLGAGTVGRWVADMLCRQRHSVTVVDHNPENVRRINSELDVRAIEGSASRSTVLFQADVCAADMVLAVTGDDEVNIVAASMSKALGARRSIARVYAPAFRDLSTFDYQRHFNIDSLLSLEQLSAFELARAIRNPDAIPLEHFARGQLEVYELEVNSKSSAVDHKLRDLKLPASIRIGSISRDGRMWIASGEDEIHAGDRVSLIGTPDTVAKTREIFVSKTEDKAKQRVMIAGGGETGYHLADSLSRRDYRIVMLERDPDRCSHIAKILPNVTVVHANANRRSIMEDEGAGKVDYFVACTGSDESNIMAGVEARELGAARVMCVVGRPDYANVVGKLGIDRAVSERDVAARQIMGFLNEGAIISQTRLPNGTIGVFELEVTEGSRVTQASLAELPLAGKCLIAAIHRDGFVRVPTASDQLKTGDVVVALIDQAATDDSLQLFNPS; translated from the coding sequence ATGCGAGTATTGACTCTTGGTGCAGGAACCGTCGGACGCTGGGTCGCCGACATGCTTTGTCGGCAACGACACAGCGTGACCGTTGTCGATCACAACCCCGAAAACGTTCGCCGCATCAACAGCGAATTGGATGTGCGAGCTATCGAGGGCAGCGCCTCTCGAAGCACCGTGCTATTTCAAGCTGATGTTTGCGCCGCCGACATGGTCTTGGCAGTGACCGGCGACGACGAAGTCAACATCGTCGCGGCCAGCATGTCCAAAGCTCTTGGCGCCCGGCGCAGTATCGCTCGAGTATACGCGCCCGCATTCCGAGACCTTTCAACATTTGATTACCAACGTCACTTCAACATCGACAGCCTGCTGAGTCTTGAACAACTTTCCGCATTCGAACTCGCCCGCGCGATTCGCAACCCCGACGCGATACCGCTGGAACACTTCGCGCGAGGTCAGTTGGAAGTCTACGAACTAGAAGTCAATTCCAAGAGCAGCGCGGTCGACCACAAACTGCGAGACCTCAAACTTCCCGCGTCGATCCGCATCGGCTCGATCTCGCGCGACGGACGCATGTGGATCGCCAGCGGTGAAGACGAAATTCATGCCGGCGACCGTGTTAGCTTGATCGGCACACCCGACACCGTCGCCAAGACTCGCGAAATCTTCGTTAGCAAGACCGAAGATAAAGCCAAGCAAAGAGTCATGATCGCGGGCGGTGGCGAAACGGGCTACCACCTGGCTGATTCACTTAGCCGCCGTGACTATCGCATCGTCATGCTGGAACGTGACCCTGATCGTTGCAGCCATATCGCAAAGATTCTGCCCAACGTGACCGTCGTCCATGCCAACGCGAACCGCCGCAGCATCATGGAAGACGAAGGCGCCGGCAAGGTCGATTACTTTGTCGCCTGCACCGGCAGCGACGAGAGTAACATCATGGCGGGCGTCGAGGCTCGCGAACTAGGTGCAGCACGAGTGATGTGTGTGGTTGGTCGCCCTGACTACGCCAACGTCGTCGGAAAGCTAGGAATCGACCGCGCGGTGTCGGAACGTGACGTTGCAGCGCGTCAAATCATGGGCTTTCTGAACGAAGGCGCGATTATCAGCCAAACTCGATTGCCCAACGGAACGATCGGCGTTTTTGAACTGGAAGTCACCGAGGGGTCACGAGTCACACAGGCCAGCTTGGCTGAACTACCGCTGGCCGGAAAATGCTTGATCGCCGCGATCCATCGTGATGGATTTGTTCGCGTCCCAACGGCGTCCGATCAGTTAAAGACCGGTGACGTCGTGGTTGCGTTGATCGACCAGGCCGCGACCGACGACAGCCTGCAATTGTTCAATCCTTCCTAA
- a CDS encoding DUF6677 family protein: protein MPTDPQNTIAVDGQEVNLRNRPLAAFLAWLVPGAGHLYQGRTTKGCLFFVCIMSAWILGFALGGGHVVYASWETGDKRWHYFLQAGVGAAALPALVQGNMMRKATASGRTSPAYKPLWGGFMAPPFRPVIESEADEVSAWYARRGAGYELGTWYTVIAGLLNILVIYDAYGGPLAIPISGRKKDDEKSDVAATETAEA, encoded by the coding sequence ATGCCAACGGACCCGCAAAATACAATCGCAGTCGACGGGCAGGAGGTGAATCTGCGCAACCGACCGCTAGCCGCATTTCTGGCGTGGCTTGTCCCTGGTGCCGGCCACCTGTACCAAGGCCGCACCACCAAAGGATGCCTCTTCTTTGTCTGCATCATGTCGGCGTGGATCCTTGGCTTTGCCCTTGGCGGCGGTCACGTTGTCTATGCATCGTGGGAAACGGGCGACAAACGCTGGCACTATTTCTTACAAGCAGGTGTCGGTGCGGCAGCTCTGCCGGCCTTGGTCCAAGGCAATATGATGCGGAAGGCCACTGCCAGTGGCCGAACGTCGCCAGCTTACAAACCGTTGTGGGGCGGATTCATGGCTCCGCCGTTTCGACCCGTCATCGAAAGCGAAGCCGACGAGGTATCAGCTTGGTACGCACGTCGCGGCGCAGGCTATGAGCTTGGCACGTGGTACACCGTGATCGCTGGGTTGTTGAATATTCTGGTGATCTACGATGCCTATGGTGGACCGCTTGCGATCCCGATCAGTGGACGAAAGAAAGATGACGAAAAATCAGATGTCGCGGCAACCGAAACGGCGGAAGCTTGA
- a CDS encoding WecB/TagA/CpsF family glycosyltransferase → MADSNSSSRHTRSVVWGVPFDHVTLEQSIDSIDDMIAGGEAGYVITANLNYAMLNRRNPDMHPITRDADLILADGQPIVWRSRLNKQPLPERVAGSEMIYKLAQRATQKGHGIYFMGGEPGVAAKCADRLSRLYPGLVIAGVESPPFRKLTDEEQAEQDVRIKKSGAKILLVAFGQPKGERWIHENYQRLGVPVCIQLGASFDFIAGTAKRAPMIWQKLGMEWAYRMMSDPKRLVPRYASNASFLVGAIVEDWRQLVIGWGLWPSPRQ, encoded by the coding sequence ATGGCCGACTCAAACTCCTCCTCTCGGCATACCCGATCCGTCGTTTGGGGTGTTCCCTTTGACCACGTCACGCTCGAGCAATCGATCGACAGCATCGACGACATGATCGCTGGGGGGGAAGCCGGTTATGTGATCACGGCGAACCTGAACTATGCAATGCTGAATCGTCGCAATCCAGACATGCATCCGATCACCCGGGACGCTGATCTGATACTCGCTGATGGACAGCCGATCGTATGGCGAAGTCGTCTGAACAAACAACCGCTGCCCGAGCGGGTTGCTGGCAGCGAGATGATCTACAAGTTGGCCCAGCGAGCCACGCAGAAGGGACACGGCATTTACTTCATGGGCGGCGAGCCAGGCGTTGCCGCCAAGTGCGCCGATCGTTTGTCTCGGCTGTATCCCGGACTCGTGATCGCAGGAGTCGAGTCGCCTCCGTTTCGGAAGTTGACCGACGAAGAACAAGCCGAACAAGACGTTCGCATTAAAAAGTCGGGCGCCAAAATCTTGCTGGTCGCTTTTGGGCAACCCAAAGGCGAACGCTGGATCCACGAAAACTATCAACGGCTAGGTGTGCCCGTCTGTATCCAACTTGGTGCGTCGTTTGACTTCATCGCCGGAACCGCAAAGCGAGCGCCGATGATTTGGCAAAAGCTCGGCATGGAATGGGCCTACCGAATGATGAGCGATCCCAAGCGACTGGTACCTCGATACGCATCCAACGCTTCGTTCCTCGTCGGCGCGATCGTCGAAGACTGGCGTCAACTTGTCATTGGTTGGGGACTCTGGCCATCACCTCGCCAATGA
- a CDS encoding LemA family protein produces the protein MLNALLIAGTAIVSVVAVATIIIRTYNRLVADKQIAGNSFAQIEVQLKRRYDLIPSLVEAVRAYLGHERETLEAVIAARSQASSKLPGVGQQLNDPNVVGTWAASESALGGAIGRLAMVIEAYPELKANETVAGLTEELTSTENRIAFARGLYNDGATTFNIRRQSFPAIVFAAAIGFGDDLVCLQFDDQPEIHQVPAVELVA, from the coding sequence ATGTTGAATGCTCTCCTGATCGCCGGAACCGCCATCGTTTCCGTCGTCGCAGTCGCCACGATCATTATTCGGACGTACAACCGTCTGGTCGCGGACAAGCAAATCGCAGGCAACAGCTTTGCTCAGATCGAAGTGCAGTTGAAACGGCGTTACGACTTGATCCCGTCGCTTGTCGAAGCCGTGCGGGCCTACCTCGGTCATGAACGCGAAACACTTGAAGCCGTCATCGCAGCCCGCAGTCAAGCGTCGTCCAAGTTGCCCGGCGTGGGGCAGCAACTCAACGATCCAAACGTTGTCGGAACATGGGCGGCGTCGGAATCGGCACTCGGTGGTGCAATCGGGCGTTTGGCGATGGTGATCGAAGCCTATCCCGAATTGAAAGCGAACGAGACCGTTGCTGGTCTTACCGAAGAATTGACCAGCACCGAAAATCGAATCGCGTTCGCTCGCGGACTGTACAACGACGGTGCGACCACGTTCAACATTCGTCGCCAAAGTTTCCCAGCGATTGTCTTCGCCGCCGCAATCGGTTTTGGCGATGACTTGGTCTGCTTGCAATTCGACGACCAGCCGGAAATCCATCAAGTGCCAGCCGTCGAATTGGTCGCGTAG
- a CDS encoding M48 family metalloprotease, translating to MFDFLARKTRAMRASARWFALVFVTQVFTVVSTGVAVGYLLVFPVVFAFAYHNSNAPRDGLLNEYGREVDKIEYSVARAFTKSFDDSISAEDRCVDPHRVFWFTSLLGVASTAAGLLCITAIERHRIQRGGGWAIGLAMGGRRVDAMANLDQRRVINVVEEVSIAYGTTPPTVFILPAEMGINVFAAGLTPEDCILCITDGAVQYLKRDEMQAVVAHEMSHLIHGDTLLGTRMTAILLGLQSIRVLAEMLFTLGRDLADADLRSCVLGYLSMLVGAVLWPFGLFGVLAATVLTMSIGRSRETVADAEAVARTRNPQPLANALRRIWGHPAGGSVRHPMTSLIAPMLFVEPSITHRWFSTHPPLQDRIAAIDPAGDTVPIYHDDVLVAPSHNESRPAAEIMNFVFAGALLTSDQPRSKRPDSKTLDPDQFAAASAVILSALSACDGETTISDYEFMRGWAQLGLGEANRISADHLDDALFREATETLTAATPPQKQRVLAAIANTISSDGRMSPEEAAMLETVQAACQVS from the coding sequence ATGTTTGACTTTCTAGCTCGAAAAACGCGAGCAATGCGTGCTTCGGCTCGATGGTTTGCGTTGGTGTTTGTGACGCAGGTGTTCACGGTCGTCTCGACAGGTGTGGCGGTCGGCTATCTGTTGGTGTTTCCCGTTGTGTTCGCGTTCGCGTACCATAATTCGAACGCACCCCGTGATGGTCTGCTGAACGAATACGGACGCGAAGTTGACAAAATCGAATACTCCGTCGCGCGAGCGTTTACAAAATCGTTTGATGACTCGATCTCCGCTGAAGACCGTTGTGTCGACCCCCATCGCGTTTTTTGGTTCACGTCTTTATTAGGCGTCGCATCGACGGCCGCAGGATTGCTGTGCATCACAGCGATTGAACGCCATCGCATTCAGCGCGGCGGTGGCTGGGCCATCGGATTGGCGATGGGTGGACGTCGTGTCGATGCGATGGCCAACTTGGACCAACGCCGTGTGATCAATGTCGTCGAAGAAGTATCGATTGCGTACGGCACCACGCCACCAACTGTATTCATCTTACCAGCTGAAATGGGCATCAATGTCTTCGCGGCGGGTTTGACGCCTGAGGATTGTATTCTGTGTATCACCGATGGCGCGGTGCAGTACTTGAAGCGTGACGAAATGCAAGCTGTGGTGGCGCATGAAATGAGCCACCTGATTCATGGCGATACGCTGCTCGGAACGCGGATGACGGCGATTCTGTTAGGCTTGCAAAGCATTCGGGTGCTCGCCGAGATGTTGTTCACGTTAGGACGGGATCTTGCGGACGCTGATTTGCGAAGCTGTGTGCTGGGGTATCTGTCGATGTTGGTCGGGGCAGTGCTGTGGCCGTTTGGATTGTTCGGTGTGTTGGCTGCGACCGTACTGACGATGTCGATCGGACGTTCGCGAGAGACCGTTGCCGATGCCGAAGCAGTCGCCCGAACTCGAAATCCACAACCGCTTGCCAATGCGCTGCGGCGAATTTGGGGACACCCGGCCGGCGGCAGCGTGCGGCATCCGATGACTTCGCTGATTGCGCCAATGCTGTTCGTTGAACCCTCCATCACGCACCGTTGGTTTTCGACGCATCCACCGCTGCAAGATCGTATCGCAGCGATCGATCCAGCCGGCGACACGGTTCCGATCTACCACGACGATGTGTTGGTCGCGCCAAGTCATAACGAATCACGCCCAGCCGCAGAGATCATGAATTTTGTGTTCGCGGGTGCTTTGTTAACGAGCGACCAACCGAGGTCGAAACGGCCCGATTCGAAAACGCTTGATCCGGATCAGTTTGCTGCGGCGTCAGCGGTCATCTTGTCGGCTCTGAGTGCATGCGACGGTGAAACGACAATCTCGGACTACGAATTCATGCGTGGCTGGGCGCAACTTGGCTTGGGCGAAGCCAATCGAATCTCGGCCGATCACCTGGATGACGCGTTGTTCCGCGAGGCGACCGAGACCCTCACTGCGGCGACACCACCGCAAAAACAAAGAGTTCTGGCTGCGATCGCCAACACCATCTCAAGCGATGGCCGCATGAGCCCCGAAGAAGCCGCCATGCTAGAAACCGTTCAGGCCGCTTGCCAAGTCTCTTAA
- the lpdA gene encoding dihydrolipoyl dehydrogenase, with amino-acid sequence MHSPVVVLGGGPGGYAAAFLAADEGLQVTIVEASPTLGGTCLLRGCIPSKALLHVAKVISEVAELGAEWGVEYAGKPKIDVDKVRARKDKVISNLTGGLGNLAKRRNVTIIKARGSFVNSTTLKLEGDDASIPEGGQLTFDHCIIATGSVPAMPPAFDIGSDRVMDSTGALKLADIPDNLLVIGGGYIGLEMGSVYAHLGSKVSVVEMTETLLPGADRDLVKPLAKRINKMCEERVFLNTKVGSLTEVGDKIEVTFEGPGKFGHEQYDRVLVSIGRRPVTKGLGLENTKVEVNARGFIVCDNQQRTADTNIFAIGDVAGDPMLAHKATHEGRVAAEVIAGKPAVFDKRAIPAVVFTDPEIAWAGLTEDEAKRDGITVDVEVYPWAASGRAQALGITDGLTKWLVDPETNRVLGCGIVGSGAGELIAEAVLAIEMGCEVHDITESVHPHPTLSETLMNAGEVHYGTATEVYKPKKKTTPSA; translated from the coding sequence ATGCATTCGCCCGTTGTTGTTCTCGGTGGTGGCCCCGGTGGTTATGCGGCTGCTTTCTTGGCTGCCGACGAAGGTCTTCAAGTCACCATCGTCGAAGCCTCGCCAACACTAGGCGGTACTTGCTTGCTTCGTGGATGCATCCCTAGCAAGGCTTTGCTTCACGTTGCCAAAGTGATCAGCGAAGTCGCCGAACTGGGCGCCGAATGGGGCGTCGAGTACGCCGGCAAACCTAAGATCGACGTCGATAAAGTTCGCGCCCGAAAAGACAAAGTGATCTCGAACTTGACCGGTGGCCTTGGCAATCTGGCCAAACGCCGAAACGTGACAATCATCAAAGCGCGTGGCAGCTTTGTGAACTCGACCACACTAAAACTTGAAGGCGACGACGCTTCGATCCCCGAAGGCGGTCAACTGACCTTCGATCACTGCATCATCGCCACCGGCAGTGTGCCTGCGATGCCACCGGCATTCGACATCGGCAGCGACCGAGTCATGGACAGCACCGGTGCTCTAAAACTTGCCGACATCCCCGACAACCTATTGGTCATCGGTGGTGGTTACATCGGCTTGGAGATGGGCAGCGTCTACGCTCACCTGGGCTCCAAGGTTTCAGTCGTCGAAATGACCGAAACTCTGCTGCCGGGTGCCGATCGCGACTTGGTCAAACCGCTCGCCAAACGCATCAACAAGATGTGTGAAGAACGAGTCTTCTTAAACACCAAAGTCGGTTCGCTGACCGAAGTCGGCGACAAGATCGAAGTCACATTTGAAGGCCCCGGCAAATTCGGCCACGAACAATACGACCGCGTCCTGGTCAGCATCGGTCGCCGACCGGTCACCAAAGGCCTAGGTTTGGAAAACACGAAGGTCGAAGTCAACGCGCGTGGCTTCATTGTCTGTGACAACCAACAACGCACCGCTGACACCAACATCTTTGCAATCGGTGACGTCGCCGGCGATCCCATGCTGGCTCACAAAGCGACTCACGAAGGACGCGTTGCTGCCGAAGTCATCGCGGGCAAGCCAGCCGTGTTCGACAAGCGCGCAATTCCCGCGGTCGTCTTCACCGATCCCGAAATCGCTTGGGCTGGTTTAACCGAAGACGAAGCGAAACGCGACGGAATCACCGTGGACGTCGAAGTCTATCCGTGGGCGGCCAGCGGCCGGGCTCAGGCACTCGGAATCACCGATGGCCTGACCAAATGGTTGGTCGACCCCGAAACCAACCGCGTGCTTGGTTGCGGCATCGTCGGCAGTGGCGCTGGCGAACTGATTGCCGAAGCTGTGTTGGCAATCGAAATGGGTTGTGAAGTTCATGACATCACCGAATCGGTTCACCCGCACCCAACGCTCAGCGAAACGCTGATGAACGCTGGCGAAGTTCACTACGGTACGGCAACGGAAGTCTACAAGCCGAAAAAGAAGACAACGCCCTCGGCTTAA
- the rpsD gene encoding 30S ribosomal protein S4 — MARYTGPKARINRRLGVLIYETAGAARALDRRPTPPGMHVRGRRPSNYGLALMEKQKIKHYYGLGERQLRRCFDAVSHKPGNTGELLLLMCESRLDNVIRRVGFTKTRPQARQGIGHGHFRVNGVKVTSPSYILRPGDIIEVRGRENLKNVYRGVIANASPDALDWVSFDSENLKATVLGKPGPSDISLPVDANSVVEFLSR; from the coding sequence ATGGCCCGTTACACCGGCCCGAAAGCTCGCATCAACCGTCGTCTTGGCGTCCTGATTTATGAAACTGCTGGCGCCGCGCGAGCACTCGACCGCCGCCCCACACCGCCCGGTATGCACGTCCGTGGACGTCGACCAAGTAACTACGGTTTGGCGTTGATGGAGAAGCAAAAGATCAAGCACTATTATGGCTTGGGCGAACGTCAACTGCGTCGCTGTTTCGATGCCGTCAGCCACAAGCCCGGTAACACCGGTGAGTTATTGCTGCTGATGTGCGAAAGCCGTTTGGACAACGTGATCCGCCGCGTAGGATTCACCAAGACCCGTCCGCAAGCTCGCCAAGGAATCGGCCACGGCCACTTCCGCGTCAACGGTGTGAAGGTCACTTCGCCAAGCTATATCTTGCGTCCTGGTGACATCATCGAAGTCCGCGGCCGCGAAAACCTGAAGAACGTTTACCGTGGCGTCATCGCCAACGCTTCGCCGGACGCCCTGGATTGGGTTTCGTTCGATAGCGAAAACTTGAAAGCAACCGTACTGGGCAAGCCTGGCCCTAGCGACATCAGCTTGCCAGTGGACGCGAACAGCGTCGTCGAATTCTTGTCACGATAA